In the genome of Pelotomaculum isophthalicicum JI, one region contains:
- a CDS encoding biotin--[acetyl-CoA-carboxylase] ligase: protein MVILKRAILRLLKEFRPEYVSGEDICKKFNVTRTAVWKHIQALREDGYEIEARPRAGYSLVSVPDRLYAEEILDGLNSKFFGHEVYYYDSVSSTNDVAKELALQGARDGSLVVAEEQTGGKGRLGREWYSPKYKDIKFSLLLYPPVNPSEASQVTMVTAVAMALAVRKKTGVPAGIKWPNDLLVEGRKICGILTEMSAELDKINYLVVGAGLNVNQELADFPEEVRDIATSLKVEKGVELARVSLLQAILEEYEQWYMLWLEQGFSVILAKWKELSVSLHCPVRIHTLNKSWEGWAEDVDADGALLLRLPDGGLQRLIAGDVSLRV, encoded by the coding sequence GTGGTTATTTTGAAAAGGGCTATTCTCCGGCTTCTAAAAGAGTTCCGGCCCGAATATGTTTCCGGTGAAGACATATGTAAAAAATTCAATGTAACCAGGACCGCGGTCTGGAAGCATATACAGGCCTTACGGGAGGATGGGTATGAAATTGAAGCCCGTCCGCGCGCGGGCTATTCACTAGTTAGTGTTCCGGACAGGCTTTATGCCGAGGAGATTCTGGACGGGCTGAACAGTAAGTTTTTCGGTCATGAGGTTTATTATTATGACAGTGTTTCTTCTACGAATGATGTGGCTAAGGAATTAGCCTTACAAGGTGCGCGTGACGGCTCGCTTGTTGTTGCCGAGGAGCAGACCGGGGGTAAAGGCCGGTTGGGTAGGGAATGGTATTCGCCTAAGTATAAGGATATTAAATTTTCCTTGCTCCTCTATCCGCCCGTCAATCCTTCCGAGGCATCTCAAGTGACCATGGTGACGGCGGTAGCCATGGCTCTGGCGGTTAGAAAAAAGACAGGGGTGCCTGCGGGCATCAAGTGGCCGAACGATCTGCTGGTGGAGGGCAGGAAGATCTGTGGCATCCTCACTGAAATGAGCGCTGAATTGGATAAAATTAATTATCTGGTGGTAGGCGCCGGCCTGAATGTCAACCAGGAGCTTGCTGATTTTCCTGAAGAAGTGCGTGATATTGCTACCTCTCTGAAGGTGGAAAAGGGGGTTGAGCTAGCCCGGGTCAGTTTGCTGCAGGCAATACTGGAGGAGTATGAACAATGGTATATGCTTTGGCTGGAACAGGGCTTTTCAGTAATTCTAGCCAAATGGAAAGAGTTGTCTGTTTCATTGCATTGTCCGGTACGTATCCATACCTTGAATAAATCCTGGGAGGGTTGGGCGGAAGATGTGGACGCTGACGGAGCGCTGTTGTTGCGTCTCCCGGACGGCGGGCTGCAGCGGCTGATAGCAGGCGACGTCTCATTGCGGGTGTAA
- the nadA gene encoding quinolinate synthase NadA codes for MPGKELLHELTGEIIRLKKERNAVILSHLYQRPEVQDIADFVGDSLGLSQQAAATDADVIVFCGVHFMAESASILSPEKIVVLPDEHAGCPMADMVDEVALARKKQEMPDAIVVCYVNTSAEVKAECDIACTSANAEKVIKSLPEDKPILFVPDKNLGSYVAAKTGREMVVWEGCCNTHDRLTADDLLAARAAHPTALILVHPECRPEVVALADVVASTTGMINFARESSAREFIVGTEMGILHPLHKHCPDKQFYLASDKLVCPNMKKTTLEKVHRALINLEPRVDVPKQIRERAVRCLDKMLAV; via the coding sequence GTGCCGGGGAAGGAACTTTTACATGAATTGACCGGTGAAATTATCAGGCTAAAAAAAGAGCGCAACGCGGTTATATTAAGCCATCTCTACCAGCGGCCGGAGGTCCAGGATATAGCTGATTTTGTCGGTGATTCGCTGGGTCTGTCTCAGCAAGCGGCCGCTACGGACGCTGACGTGATTGTCTTCTGCGGTGTGCATTTTATGGCGGAAAGCGCATCCATTCTTTCGCCTGAAAAGATAGTGGTCTTGCCGGACGAACATGCCGGCTGCCCGATGGCGGACATGGTCGACGAAGTGGCGCTGGCGCGGAAAAAGCAAGAAATGCCGGACGCTATTGTGGTTTGTTATGTGAATACTTCCGCGGAAGTGAAAGCCGAATGCGATATCGCCTGTACTTCCGCCAATGCTGAAAAGGTGATCAAGTCCCTGCCGGAGGACAAGCCGATCCTGTTTGTTCCGGATAAAAACCTGGGGAGTTATGTGGCTGCAAAAACCGGGCGTGAGATGGTTGTCTGGGAGGGCTGCTGCAACACCCATGACCGGCTTACCGCCGATGATCTTTTGGCTGCCAGGGCGGCTCACCCCACCGCTTTGATTCTAGTTCACCCCGAGTGCCGCCCGGAAGTGGTCGCCCTGGCTGACGTGGTAGCCAGTACTACCGGCATGATTAATTTTGCCCGGGAAAGCAGTGCCCGCGAATTTATTGTCGGCACTGAGATGGGCATCCTGCACCCGCTGCATAAACATTGCCCGGACAAGCAGTTTTATCTGGCTTCCGACAAGTTGGTTTGCCCAAATATGAAGAAAACTACCCTGGAAAAGGTCCACCGGGCGCTAATCAACCTGGAACCAAGGGTGGATGTTCCCAAGCAAATTAGGGAGCGGGCCGTCCGTTGCCTGGACAAGATGTTGGCGGTATGA
- the nadB gene encoding L-aspartate oxidase, whose protein sequence is MPDKYMINFDSRELKQEDDEYIILGSGIAGLYTALAASEAGGSVTVLTKYNMMDTSTDKAQGGIAAALGDSDSPSLHREDTIVAGAGLCDDEAVSALVNEGPQRVKELIEMGAIFDSDSQGLALTREGAHSQRRILHASGDATGAEIQRVLTERVREKKIRVKENHYVVDLLVWNNTCYGVVAFDRDNDSLKIYRGKVVVLATGGLGRLFEFNTNPEIATGDGIAIAFRAGAEVMDMEFIQFHPTVLKLPGAPPFLISEAVRGEGAYLRNVDGLRFMPRYHDLQELAPRDIVVRAMLKEMATTGANKVYLDLAHLDPEVIKKRFPNITKTCATYGLDISVDPIPVAPAAHYMMGGVKTNLVGETSIKGLYACGEVACQGVHGANRLASNSLLDGLVFGGRIVDETRQFLKTYHPRRPEFACDWLLEPVKIDFGELRKKLEVLMGSKVGPVRSGQGLKESLNFFDSWGYLGRHSAENVEQMEVKNMLQVGELVAEAALARRESRGGHYRVDYPDNSRRWQKHIIFRR, encoded by the coding sequence TTGCCGGATAAATACATGATAAATTTCGACTCCCGGGAGCTAAAACAGGAGGACGATGAATATATCATCCTGGGAAGCGGTATAGCCGGGTTGTATACTGCTTTAGCCGCTTCCGAAGCAGGTGGCTCGGTTACTGTGCTGACCAAGTACAACATGATGGATACCAGCACGGACAAAGCCCAGGGTGGAATTGCCGCCGCTCTCGGTGACAGCGACTCGCCGTCTTTACATAGGGAGGATACTATTGTGGCCGGCGCCGGCCTGTGCGATGATGAGGCTGTGTCGGCGCTGGTCAACGAGGGGCCGCAACGGGTCAAAGAATTGATCGAAATGGGCGCTATTTTTGACTCTGACAGTCAAGGGCTGGCTCTGACGAGAGAGGGTGCCCACAGTCAGAGGCGGATTCTGCATGCCAGTGGTGACGCCACGGGCGCTGAAATCCAAAGGGTGTTGACTGAGCGCGTCAGGGAAAAGAAAATACGTGTTAAGGAAAACCACTATGTGGTGGACTTGCTTGTATGGAATAATACTTGTTATGGCGTGGTGGCGTTTGACCGGGATAATGACAGCTTAAAGATTTATCGCGGTAAGGTGGTAGTACTGGCCACGGGCGGGCTGGGCCGCTTGTTTGAGTTCAATACCAATCCCGAAATAGCGACCGGCGACGGCATAGCGATAGCCTTTCGTGCCGGGGCTGAAGTAATGGACATGGAGTTTATCCAATTTCACCCCACTGTGTTAAAACTGCCGGGCGCGCCGCCGTTTTTAATTTCTGAAGCGGTGCGCGGCGAAGGCGCCTACCTGCGCAACGTCGATGGCCTGCGTTTTATGCCCCGCTATCATGACTTGCAGGAACTGGCGCCGCGGGATATCGTCGTGCGGGCGATGTTGAAGGAAATGGCCACGACCGGCGCTAATAAAGTATACCTTGATTTAGCTCATCTCGATCCTGAAGTGATAAAAAAACGTTTTCCAAATATTACTAAAACTTGTGCGACATACGGTTTGGATATATCTGTCGACCCAATCCCGGTGGCTCCTGCCGCCCACTACATGATGGGCGGGGTGAAAACCAACCTTGTGGGTGAAACCAGTATCAAGGGTCTTTATGCTTGCGGTGAGGTTGCCTGTCAGGGGGTACACGGAGCCAATCGCCTGGCAAGCAACTCTTTGCTGGACGGGCTTGTTTTCGGAGGCCGGATCGTGGATGAAACCAGGCAGTTCCTAAAAACCTATCACCCCCGCCGTCCGGAGTTTGCCTGCGACTGGCTGCTGGAGCCGGTGAAAATAGATTTTGGAGAGTTGCGCAAAAAACTTGAGGTCCTGATGGGCAGCAAGGTTGGTCCGGTGAGGAGCGGGCAGGGGTTAAAGGAGTCGCTGAACTTTTTTGATTCCTGGGGATACCTGGGACGACACAGTGCGGAAAACGTCGAACAGATGGAAGTGAAGAACATGCTGCAGGTTGGCGAACTGGTGGCCGAAGCGGCCCTGGCGCGGCGCGAAAGCCGTGGCGGTCACTACCGGGTGGATTATCCCGACAATTCCCGGCGCTGGCAGAAGCATATTATCTTTAGACGATAA
- a CDS encoding methyl-accepting chemotaxis protein produces the protein MFKSIKSKILALLLLAVMVLIATNLIAVVAARRDQAEQLRIALQDSALANSKMVDERIRRHIDRLSVLANTATVKGDDKNAAQAYLLAELNRDLNQEGYYFDLISLADLDGTAFAVDGSRVDASDRAYFQAVLNGQDIVVSEPIISRSGGKISVAIGMAVKRDGRLFRVLIGLMSLERLSDEVAAMRHGENGRAYIIDANGTCIAHPDKELLGVDFSKTGGPVTQQMADMIKTMIIDKAGVAEYGFMGVNSILNYQPIPSTGWILAVVADRNEVFAAVDNLTRQLTAIIVITTLLLLILGWYFTSKTVQPISDLITATSRVAQGDLDTEIVVDTGDEIGYLARSFDQMRQDTKELVNNIAVAGNRVSDIAKALAVKADQTAAAVQNAGIPVSGAGKAGTGPGGGEAGAVSFRTEHDRQGIDNVVNTMREIERSANQVTASLNTLNQAIDDVGQFVEAINAIAGQTNKLALDAAVEATRAGEAGKGFTVVADEVRNLAESSAESAAEISRLISRIVSEVKQQSAAVVVSEDGKKKMPRNERMMQHVNQSLAAIIGLVQDLSEKAKDVAVAAEQVGRAGQDVDDAGNNSRS, from the coding sequence TTGTTCAAAAGCATCAAGTCAAAAATTCTCGCTTTGCTGTTACTGGCAGTAATGGTGTTAATAGCCACCAATCTAATCGCTGTTGTTGCCGCCAGGCGGGACCAGGCTGAGCAGTTGCGTATCGCTCTTCAGGATAGTGCTTTAGCCAACAGTAAGATGGTTGATGAAAGAATCCGGAGGCATATTGACAGGTTAAGCGTACTGGCAAATACCGCTACGGTTAAAGGTGACGACAAGAATGCGGCGCAGGCTTACTTGCTTGCTGAACTCAATCGTGATTTAAACCAGGAAGGATATTATTTTGATTTGATATCTCTGGCGGATTTAGACGGAACAGCGTTTGCCGTTGACGGCAGCAGGGTGGATGCGTCCGACCGGGCATACTTTCAGGCAGTCTTGAACGGACAGGACATTGTTGTGTCCGAGCCCATTATTTCCAGAAGTGGCGGTAAAATATCGGTAGCCATCGGGATGGCGGTGAAAAGGGACGGCCGGTTGTTTCGCGTGTTGATCGGCCTGATGAGCCTGGAAAGGCTTTCTGACGAGGTGGCTGCCATGAGACACGGGGAAAATGGGCGTGCTTATATTATTGACGCCAATGGCACGTGTATCGCCCACCCGGACAAAGAATTGCTCGGTGTGGATTTTTCGAAAACCGGTGGACCAGTAACACAGCAAATGGCGGATATGATTAAAACAATGATAATAGATAAAGCTGGTGTGGCAGAATACGGCTTTATGGGAGTCAACTCCATTCTAAATTACCAGCCAATTCCGTCGACCGGCTGGATCCTGGCGGTGGTAGCCGACCGCAATGAGGTTTTTGCCGCAGTTGACAACCTGACCCGGCAACTCACCGCAATAATCGTAATTACCACGTTGCTGTTACTGATTTTGGGCTGGTATTTTACCAGTAAAACAGTTCAGCCGATCAGTGACCTGATTACCGCAACCAGCCGGGTGGCCCAGGGTGACCTGGATACGGAAATAGTTGTAGATACCGGTGATGAGATCGGTTACTTGGCCCGGTCTTTTGACCAGATGCGACAGGACACTAAGGAGTTGGTTAACAATATTGCCGTAGCCGGCAACCGGGTGTCCGATATAGCTAAAGCGCTGGCTGTCAAGGCTGACCAAACCGCGGCGGCGGTTCAAAACGCGGGAATACCGGTATCCGGCGCGGGCAAAGCCGGAACAGGCCCTGGAGGCGGAGAAGCCGGCGCAGTCTCTTTCCGCACGGAGCATGATCGTCAAGGTATCGATAATGTTGTAAATACGATGCGGGAAATAGAACGTTCAGCCAACCAGGTGACAGCGTCACTGAACACTTTAAACCAAGCTATTGATGATGTGGGGCAGTTCGTGGAAGCGATCAACGCTATAGCCGGTCAGACCAATAAGCTGGCTTTGGACGCCGCTGTTGAAGCCACCCGGGCCGGCGAGGCGGGTAAAGGGTTTACTGTGGTTGCCGATGAAGTGCGCAATCTGGCTGAAAGTTCTGCTGAGTCGGCTGCGGAAATCAGCCGGTTGATCAGCAGGATTGTCAGTGAAGTAAAGCAGCAATCAGCTGCTGTGGTTGTCTCGGAAGACGGTAAGAAAAAGATGCCGCGAAATGAACGGATGATGCAGCATGTTAACCAGTCGTTGGCCGCCATCATTGGACTGGTGCAGGATTTAAGCGAGAAGGCCAAGGATGTGGCCGTTGCTGCTGAACAAGTGGGAAGAGCAGGACAGGATGTTGATGATGCCGGGAATAACTCAAGAAGTTGA
- the nadC gene encoding carboxylating nicotinate-nucleotide diphosphorylase has product MEFNVIELRKLIVDCLNEDIGTGDLTTNSIVPADAVSTGYIKAKGNGTLAGMQVVDEVFRCLDPALQFQARAGDGELVERGRVLAEVSGNARAILTGERLALNFLQRLSGIATKTAHLVKLVAGTRSRIIDTRKTTPGLRMLEKYAVRVGGGHNHRFGLYDAVLIKDNHIKIAGGITNAVKAARRASPHTAKIEVEVESLAQLREALEVKSDIIMLDNMTVEMMREAVAIVAGRALVEASGGVTEENIQAVASAGVDLISVGALTHSVKSLDISLDLVEIKLDKR; this is encoded by the coding sequence TTGGAGTTTAACGTGATTGAATTGCGTAAACTGATCGTAGATTGCTTAAATGAAGATATCGGTACCGGAGATTTGACCACCAACAGTATCGTTCCCGCAGATGCCGTTTCAACCGGTTATATTAAGGCCAAGGGAAACGGTACGTTAGCGGGGATGCAGGTGGTGGATGAGGTCTTCCGTTGTCTTGACCCGGCATTGCAATTTCAAGCACGGGCTGGTGACGGTGAGCTTGTAGAGCGTGGCCGGGTGTTGGCTGAGGTTAGCGGCAACGCGCGGGCAATCCTGACCGGTGAGCGGCTGGCGCTGAATTTTCTCCAGCGCCTTTCGGGAATTGCCACTAAGACAGCTCATTTAGTAAAATTAGTGGCTGGTACAAGGTCGCGTATTATAGATACCAGGAAAACCACACCTGGTTTGAGAATGCTGGAAAAATACGCTGTCAGGGTGGGTGGTGGACACAATCATCGCTTTGGCTTGTATGACGCCGTACTGATTAAGGACAATCATATTAAAATAGCGGGTGGTATCACCAATGCAGTAAAAGCGGCCAGACGGGCCAGCCCCCATACCGCGAAAATTGAAGTTGAAGTAGAGAGCCTGGCACAGTTGAGAGAGGCGCTGGAAGTCAAGTCTGACATTATTATGCTGGACAACATGACTGTGGAGATGATGCGTGAGGCCGTGGCGATTGTGGCAGGCCGGGCGCTGGTGGAAGCGTCAGGTGGTGTCACCGAGGAAAATATCCAGGCGGTAGCGTCGGCCGGCGTTGACCTGATCTCAGTTGGGGCGTTAACTCATTCGGTTAAATCTCTTGATATCAGCCTGGATTTAGTAGAAATAAAGCTCGATAAACGTTAA